The following coding sequences are from one Anopheles bellator chromosome X, idAnoBellAS_SP24_06.2, whole genome shotgun sequence window:
- the LOC131213672 gene encoding uncharacterized protein LOC131213672, whose amino-acid sequence MEHIAHLVTGLCYAPAGLLYGYLLVLPIAANKSVACLYDETLYWPHIIIIIAMIITVLVTNGLKLNYGKTQFVHLYLNLAAVVIALAVGLIFLLAEDVVPAIYLGAVSVGLTLVPGLSYLHVRCRKRHRVTYMSLCTFWYLVGIASLATMSAMDQGNQDTLDEAYEHQLHQNLAISLLACSAALITCIALVEMLQREAFINYRKPLDYDTAMAHDSGELLKRHQRSHLTFSRFGHIAAPFGGISSEHMVGPSINHLGASRYRTLWTVYSIATKLIGLLAFYWVLLFLGFQASVDLFEQSNAWYVVFWIMVAGALFTTLATAVLSTKLLFLFTSIFYVISLVLSIAFYASDLLPLHFGIAKLVFYAFIGATLPLPAINILELAPLNYNETALAFGTTLELLAVALLQYYGSFDGKLFGMEEVGAIGIDVQLASNHTDIIIVHYVVAIVLGLGFAVIVLWHMPVTHRKSLPEIESDLGQMRSYFAFSRTMVPVHEPSTQANGAARNGDIDAGNNNLSNTAQPIPPASERRTLELDDEASQASNRFTDFGAKSHEPHEAQYDDGPGSRAFNDFDLDDGHMASAYGAKNFVDVPYSHGAAASDRTGPSLLYTGHQNQRALSSPPPPLNTAAEDLAEAVRAQPLFAVYDAQKREAPAPPPLPPAGYLTKSLPRVKAVRQSRIPPIVPKPKQQEAVVVPGVEYLPNLVPSHFLRQSLQNTQLFH is encoded by the exons ATGGAACACATCGCACATCTCGTCACTGGGTTGTGCTATGCGCCGGCAGGCCTACTCTATGGCTATCTATTGGTTTTGCCCATAGCGGCGAACAAAAGTGTCGCTTGTCTGTACGATGAAACGTTGTACTGGCCAcacatcatcataatcatcgccATGATCATCACCGTTCTGGTCACGAATGGATTAAAGCTTAATTATGGCAAAACGCAGTTTGTCCACCTGTACCTAAACCTGGCCGCAGTAGTGATTGCCCTCGCCGTAGgtctcatttttcttctggCTGAAG aTGTTGTCCCAGCAATTTACTTGGGTGCCGTTTCGGTTGGCTTAACACTGGTGCCGGGCCTGAGCTATCTGCATGTGCGCTGTAGAAAGCGCCACCGGGTGACCTACATGTCACTGTGCACGTTTTGGTACCTGGTCGGTATAGCCTCTCTGGCGACCATGTCAGCGATGGATCAGGGCAACCAGGACACCCTGGACGAGGCGTACGAGCACCAGTTGCACCAAAACCTGGCTATTTCGCTGCTGGCATGCAGCGCCGCCCTAATCACGTGCATAGCGCTGGTGGAGATGCTGCAGCGCGAAGCATTTATCAACTACCGGAAGCCGCTGGACTATGATACGGCTATGGCGCACGACAGCGGAGAACTGCTGAAGCGCCACCAACGGTCACACCTGACGTTTTCGCGCTTCGGCCACATCGCGGCACCGTTTGGAGGTATCTCCTCGGAGCACATGGTCGGCCCGTCGATCAACCACTTGGGAGCCAGCCGGTACCGAACGCTGTGGACGGTGTACAGTATCGCTACGAAGCTGATCGGTTTGCTGGCCTTCTACTGGGTGCTGCTCTTCCTCGGCTTCCAGGCGAGTGTCGACTTGTTCGAGCAGTCCAACGCCTGGTATGTCGTGTTCTGGATTATGGTGGCTGGAGCACTGTTTACTACACTGGCGACCGCCGTGCTCTCGACGAAGCTACTGTTCCTGTTCACCTCCATTTTCTACGTCATCAGTCTCGTGTTGAGCATTGCCTTCTATGCGTCCGATCTGCTGCCCCTCCACTTTGGCATCGCCAAGCTGGTGTTCTATGCGTTCATCGGCGCCACGCTCCCGCTGCCGGCCATCAACATTCTCGAACTGGCACCGCTCAACTACAACGAAACGGCGCTGGCCTTCGGCACCACCCTGGAGCTACTAGCGGTTGCCCTGCTCCAGTACTACGGCAGCTTCGACGGGAAGCTGTTCGGTATGGAAGAGGTGGGCGCTATCGGTATCGATGTGCAGCTGGCCTCGAACCACACCGACATTATCATCGTGCACTACGTGGTGGCGATCGTCCTAGGGCTCGGGTTTGCCGTCATCGTGCTCTGGCACATGCCGGTCACACACCGCAAGTCGCTGCCCGAGATCGAGAGCGACCTTGGGCAGATGCGTTCCTACTTTGCCTTCAGCCGCACCATGGTGCCAGTGCACGAGCCGTCCACCCAGGCCAATGGTGCAGCACGCAACGGCGATATCGATgccggcaacaacaacctgtCGAACACGGCACAACCCATACCACCGGCAAGCGAACGACGGACGCTGGAGCTGGATGATGAGGCGAGCCAAGCTAGCAACCGGTTCACCGACTTCGGCGCCAAATCGCACGAGCCGCACGAAGCACAGTACGATGACGGGCCGGGCAGTCGGGCGTTCAATGACTTCGATTTGGACGACGGGCACATGGCCTCGGCGTACGGGGCGAAAAACTTTGTCGACGTCCCGTACTcgcacggtgctgctgcatcggACAGGACCGGACCGAGCCTGCTTTACACGGGGCACCAGAACCAGCGTGCACTcagctcgccgccgccgccgctgaacACCGCGGCTGAGGATCTAGCCGAGGCAGTTCGTGCGCAGCCGCTCTTCGCCGTCTACGACGCGCAAAAACGGGAAGCTCCCGCTCCGCCACCGCTACCGCCGGCAGGCTATCTCACCAAGTCGCTGCCCCGGGTGAAGGCGGTGCGGCAGTCACGCATTCCACCAATCGTTCCGAAACCCAAGCAGCAGGAAGCGGTGGTCGTGCCGGGTGTCGAATATCTGCCCAACCTTGTGCCAAGTCATTTTTTGCGCCAGTCACTGCAAAACACGCAACTGTTCCATTAG
- the LOC131213958 gene encoding autophagy-related protein 101 — MNARSQTFDLRMEGRQVDEAVSSIFHTILFHRSLGKFMYTGEAMYSVGTIGYHDVDCDFIDFTYVCCTSPALEQTLRREIGNFSRQLRSNDSSGTGQISLEFYQRKKTRWPFTTDCIPWEVWTIRLELITLTNEDDRLVCRERVGDMLTDKIFCITEIMNRHDYVPKIPNQTELDMVFDTNYPDVQPYLFQFKFSTASPTGTLVGNTMKKLIKGTFSL, encoded by the coding sequence ATGAATGCTCGTTCGCAAACCTTTGACTTGCGAATGGAAGGCCGGCAGGTGGATGAGGCGGTGTCCAGCATTTTCCACACGATCCTGTTCCATCGCAGCCTGGGGAAGTTTATGTACACGGGCGAAGCGATGTACTCGGTCGGTACAATAGGCTACCATGATGTCGATTGCGACTTTATCGACTTCACGTATGTTTGCTGTACATCACCCGCGCTCGAACAGACGTTGCGCCGTGAAATCGGCAACTTCAGCCGGCAGCTACGTAGCAACGACAGTAGCGGCACGGGCCAGATTTCGCTTGAATTTTATCAGCGTAAAAAAACACGTTGGCCGTTTACGACCGATTGCATCCCATGGGAGGTGTGGACGATACGGCTTGAACTGATCACGCTCACAAACGAGGATGATCGGCTTGTGTGCAGAGAGCGCGTTGGGGATATGCTCACCGACAAGATTTTCTGTATCACTGAAATCATGAACCGGCATGATTACGTGCCGAAAATACCGAACCAGACCGAGCTGGACATGGTATTCGATACGAACTACCCGGATGTGCAGCCGTACCTTTTTCAGTTCAAGTTCAGCACCGCCAGTCCAACCGGTACCCTAGTTGGAAACACGATGAAAAAGTTGATTAAGGGAACATTCTCTTTGTGA